The Pseudolabrys sp. FHR47 genome contains a region encoding:
- a CDS encoding D-sedoheptulose 7-phosphate isomerase: MTFDVAAFYKAEFAEQRAVAQATEAALGKAFADLLASCVTSIRAGGKIMLFGNGGSAADAQHLATELAVRYKKDRPAIAALALTTDTSVLTAAGNDFGFDYIFARQIEALGRPGDVAIGISTSGKSPNVTLALKQAKKMGLVTAALTGKGGGDLTGLPQHLLVVPSDTTARIQEMHITLGQMLCGAIEIELGFVQP; this comes from the coding sequence ATGACATTCGATGTTGCCGCCTTCTACAAGGCCGAATTCGCCGAGCAGCGCGCGGTGGCGCAAGCGACCGAAGCTGCGCTCGGAAAGGCCTTCGCCGATCTGCTGGCGTCCTGCGTTACGTCGATCCGCGCCGGCGGCAAGATCATGCTGTTCGGCAATGGCGGCAGTGCCGCCGACGCTCAGCATCTCGCGACCGAACTTGCCGTCCGGTACAAGAAGGACCGTCCGGCCATCGCCGCCCTCGCCCTGACCACCGACACGTCGGTCTTGACCGCGGCCGGCAACGATTTCGGCTTCGACTACATCTTCGCGCGGCAGATCGAGGCGCTCGGCCGGCCGGGCGACGTCGCCATTGGCATCTCGACTTCGGGCAAAAGCCCCAATGTCACGCTGGCGCTGAAGCAGGCCAAGAAAATGGGCCTTGTCACCGCGGCCCTCACCGGCAAGGGCGGCGGCGATCTGACCGGCCTTCCGCAGCACCTGCTTGTGGTGCCATCCGACACCACGGCCCGCATCCAGGAGATGCACATCACGCTCGGGCAGATGCTGTGCGGCGCGATCGAGATCGAACTGGGCTTCGTCCAGCCGTGA
- the gtdA gene encoding gentisate 1,2-dioxygenase: MSMATEANPGSKHNIQASRQAYYEKIRGYNLAPLWEVLKGLVTPEPKTQMVPAVWKFPQVEKLMLEAGEVITAEEAERRVLVLENPGDPGKSKITNSLFAGIQLIMPGEIADVHQHVASAIRFVLKGEGAYTAVEGEKSNMEHGDFIITANWAPHDHGNTGKEPVMWLDVLDMPTVNHFQASFAKHFDEKMQNVNHEDGDSFERYATGVLPDGMPAVTNRSPVINYPYRKMKPVLERLRKTGDIDKRFGARVRYANPINGGPVLPTMGAHLSLLPKGFKGEPYRSTDGTVFCVAEGSGVTMVDGQPLEWGVNDVFVIPPWKRYSHEVKGNADAVLFSISDRPAQEALGIWREGN, translated from the coding sequence ATGTCGATGGCAACCGAGGCCAATCCTGGGTCCAAACATAACATCCAGGCCTCACGGCAGGCCTATTACGAGAAAATCCGGGGCTATAACCTCGCCCCGCTCTGGGAGGTGCTCAAGGGCCTCGTGACGCCCGAGCCGAAAACCCAGATGGTGCCGGCGGTGTGGAAGTTCCCGCAGGTCGAGAAGCTGATGCTCGAAGCCGGCGAGGTCATCACGGCCGAGGAGGCCGAGCGCCGCGTGCTGGTGCTCGAGAACCCCGGCGATCCGGGCAAGTCCAAGATCACCAATTCGCTGTTCGCCGGCATCCAGCTCATCATGCCGGGCGAAATTGCCGACGTGCACCAGCATGTCGCTTCCGCCATCCGCTTCGTGCTCAAGGGTGAAGGCGCCTATACGGCGGTCGAGGGCGAGAAGTCGAATATGGAGCATGGCGACTTCATCATCACCGCGAACTGGGCGCCGCACGATCACGGCAACACCGGCAAGGAGCCGGTGATGTGGCTCGACGTGCTCGACATGCCGACGGTCAATCACTTCCAGGCATCGTTCGCCAAGCACTTCGACGAGAAGATGCAGAACGTCAATCACGAGGATGGCGACTCGTTCGAGCGCTATGCCACCGGCGTGCTGCCGGACGGCATGCCGGCGGTGACCAACCGCTCGCCGGTGATCAACTATCCGTACCGCAAGATGAAGCCGGTGCTCGAGCGACTGCGCAAGACCGGCGACATCGACAAGCGCTTCGGTGCCCGCGTGCGCTACGCCAACCCGATCAATGGCGGCCCGGTGCTGCCGACCATGGGCGCGCATCTGTCGCTGCTGCCCAAGGGCTTCAAGGGCGAGCCCTATCGCTCGACCGATGGCACCGTGTTCTGCGTCGCGGAAGGCTCGGGCGTGACCATGGTCGATGGCCAGCCGCTGGAGTGGGGCGTCAACGACGTGTTCGTCATCCCGCCGTGGAAGCGCTACAGCCACGAGGTCAAGGGCAATGCCGACGCGGTGCTGTTCTCGATCTCGGACCGCCCGGCGCAGGAAGCGCTCGGCATCTGGCGGGAGGGAAATTGA
- a CDS encoding TRAP transporter fused permease subunit, producing MSEVHAIDETADDKPAVSKVAAWATDILQALLLACVVGWVLDLPRKFLGLSLYTEQLLAICLGLALALSFINARFKHAVFGWIGAALALIICGYIAVRYEELTLSIALLPVEGIIGSAILVLLVLEATRRSAGAVLIVIILIISAYVFIGPHMPGDFATRAVSPERLLVYYGLDTNAIIGNILSVAVLIVVPFTLMGQVLGRTGGAAYFADLAMSGMGSFRGGAAKIAVVGSGLFGLISGAAVSNVMAVGIVTIPLMSRSGFSRTRAAAIEAVGSTGGQLMPPVMGAAAFLMAEFLQVPYGAVALAAFIPALLYYIALFVHVDLEAAKHKIGAAQVAEIPAFTAVLKSGWHFPIPLIFLIATLAWPEFFQIPIERAAVYSTAILIVLSLLFGYRGKRVSPGEMLRAVLDTGRAALDIILIGAAAGMVVGALNISGISFGLTLQLIAIAGENLFVLLALTAVISIILGMGMPTVSVYVLTASLLAPSIIKLGVSPMAAHMFVMYFGMLSMITPPVAIAAYAAANIARVPGWNAGWMAVVVGWSTFFIPFLFVTQPSLLFDGTWLEIGWNLSRNVLGIVIGTAAIVGFMFAPLAGPLRIAFGVAAIAILLPPNVFAGAQWIDIVGLTGALALMAFNWMQSRAQKQTAPQVAAP from the coding sequence GACAAACCCGCCGTTTCGAAAGTCGCCGCCTGGGCAACCGATATCCTGCAAGCCTTGCTGCTCGCCTGCGTGGTCGGCTGGGTGCTCGACCTGCCGCGCAAGTTTCTCGGCCTGTCGCTCTATACAGAGCAACTACTCGCGATCTGTCTTGGCCTTGCGCTGGCGCTATCCTTCATCAACGCCCGCTTCAAGCATGCGGTCTTCGGCTGGATCGGCGCCGCGCTGGCGCTGATCATCTGCGGCTATATCGCCGTCCGCTACGAGGAACTGACACTCTCGATCGCGCTGCTGCCGGTCGAAGGCATTATCGGCAGCGCCATTCTCGTTCTGCTGGTTCTGGAGGCGACGCGACGTTCGGCCGGCGCCGTCCTGATCGTCATCATTCTCATCATCTCGGCCTATGTCTTCATCGGGCCCCATATGCCCGGCGATTTCGCCACGCGCGCCGTCTCGCCCGAGCGCCTGCTGGTCTATTACGGCCTCGATACCAATGCCATCATCGGCAACATCCTGTCGGTCGCCGTCCTCATCGTCGTGCCGTTCACGCTGATGGGCCAGGTGCTCGGCCGCACCGGCGGCGCGGCCTATTTCGCCGACCTGGCAATGTCCGGCATGGGCAGCTTCCGCGGCGGCGCGGCCAAGATCGCCGTGGTCGGCTCCGGCCTGTTCGGGCTGATCTCCGGCGCGGCGGTGTCGAATGTCATGGCCGTCGGCATCGTCACCATCCCGCTGATGTCGCGCTCCGGCTTCTCGCGCACGCGCGCCGCGGCGATCGAGGCCGTCGGCTCGACCGGCGGCCAACTGATGCCGCCGGTGATGGGCGCCGCCGCCTTCCTCATGGCGGAATTCCTGCAGGTGCCCTATGGCGCCGTTGCGCTCGCCGCTTTCATTCCGGCGCTGCTCTACTACATAGCGCTGTTTGTGCATGTCGATCTCGAGGCCGCCAAGCACAAGATCGGCGCCGCGCAGGTCGCCGAGATACCGGCTTTCACCGCGGTGCTGAAATCGGGATGGCATTTCCCGATCCCGCTGATCTTCCTCATCGCGACGCTGGCCTGGCCCGAGTTCTTCCAGATCCCGATCGAGCGCGCCGCCGTCTATTCGACGGCGATCCTAATCGTGCTGTCGCTGCTGTTCGGTTATCGCGGCAAGCGTGTGAGCCCAGGTGAGATGCTGCGCGCCGTGCTCGACACCGGCCGCGCCGCGCTGGACATTATATTGATCGGCGCCGCCGCCGGCATGGTGGTCGGCGCGCTCAACATCTCCGGCATTTCCTTCGGGCTGACGCTGCAGCTCATCGCCATCGCCGGCGAGAATCTGTTCGTGCTGCTGGCCCTGACCGCGGTCATCTCCATCATCCTCGGCATGGGCATGCCGACGGTCAGCGTCTATGTGCTGACGGCCTCGCTGCTGGCGCCGTCGATCATCAAGCTCGGCGTGTCGCCAATGGCGGCGCACATGTTCGTGATGTATTTCGGCATGCTGTCGATGATCACGCCGCCGGTGGCGATCGCCGCCTATGCGGCGGCCAATATCGCGCGCGTGCCGGGCTGGAACGCCGGCTGGATGGCGGTGGTCGTGGGCTGGAGCACGTTCTTCATCCCCTTCCTGTTCGTCACCCAGCCGTCGCTGCTGTTCGACGGCACCTGGCTCGAAATCGGCTGGAACCTGTCGCGCAACGTGCTCGGCATCGTGATCGGTACCGCCGCCATTGTCGGCTTCATGTTCGCGCCGCTGGCGGGCCCGCTGCGCATCGCCTTCGGCGTGGCGGCCATCGCCATCCTGCTGCCGCCGAATGTCTTTGCCGGCGCGCAATGGATCGACATCGTCGGCCTCACCGGCGCGCTGGCGCTGATGGCGTTCAACTGGATGCAGAGCCGCGCGCAAAAACAAACGGCGCCGCAAGTAGCGGCGCCGTAG
- the egtB gene encoding ergothioneine biosynthesis protein EgtB, with product MAHTAMSSVPGASLRNQPADERRARFLAAYRAVRAETERRASFLSPEDQIVQSMADASPTKWHRAHVTWFFETFLVREYDKSYALFDERFPFLFNSYYVAAGPRHARPQRGLITRPNSEEVTRYRAHVDAAVERLIEHVSEEDAPRVFEILEIGLNHEQQHQELLLTDILHAFAQNPTNPAYDPDWQMPRGATGPREVNDFIDVPSGIQPIGHDNASFCYDNELPRHDALIPKMRIARHLVTNAQWLAFIEAGGYRTPSLWLSDGWAAVQAEGWEAPGYWRQGDGTWHVMTLGGLKPVDPAAPVLHVSYYEADAFARFAGKCLPSEQEWEVAVRAGIIADAFGLSWQWTRSAYLSYPGYRAAEGALGEYNGKFMSGQMVLRGASLATPDGHERLTYRNFFYPPARWQFSSLRLAEFP from the coding sequence ATGGCCCACACTGCGATGTCGTCGGTCCCCGGCGCTTCACTTCGAAATCAGCCGGCCGACGAGCGTCGCGCGCGTTTTCTCGCGGCCTATCGCGCCGTGCGCGCCGAGACCGAGCGTCGCGCGTCCTTCCTGTCGCCCGAGGACCAGATCGTGCAGTCGATGGCGGATGCGTCGCCGACCAAATGGCATCGCGCCCATGTGACCTGGTTCTTCGAGACGTTTCTCGTTCGCGAATACGACAAATCCTATGCGCTGTTCGACGAACGCTTTCCCTTTCTGTTCAACTCCTATTATGTCGCCGCCGGTCCGCGGCATGCGCGGCCGCAGCGCGGCCTGATCACACGGCCGAACAGCGAAGAGGTGACGCGTTATCGCGCGCATGTCGACGCCGCGGTTGAGAGATTGATCGAACACGTGTCCGAAGAAGATGCGCCGCGAGTTTTCGAGATTCTCGAGATCGGTCTCAATCACGAGCAGCAGCATCAGGAGCTGCTGCTCACCGACATTTTGCACGCCTTCGCGCAGAACCCGACGAACCCGGCTTACGATCCCGACTGGCAGATGCCGCGCGGCGCGACTGGGCCGCGCGAGGTCAACGATTTCATCGATGTGCCGTCCGGCATCCAGCCGATCGGCCATGACAATGCGAGCTTCTGTTACGACAACGAACTGCCGCGCCACGACGCGCTTATTCCCAAAATGCGCATCGCGCGCCATCTCGTGACCAATGCGCAGTGGCTGGCGTTCATCGAGGCGGGCGGATACCGCACGCCGTCGCTGTGGCTATCGGACGGCTGGGCGGCGGTGCAGGCGGAAGGCTGGGAGGCACCGGGATACTGGCGGCAGGGCGATGGAACCTGGCATGTCATGACGCTCGGCGGCCTGAAACCGGTCGATCCAGCCGCTCCGGTTTTGCATGTCAGCTATTACGAGGCCGACGCGTTTGCCCGCTTTGCCGGTAAGTGCCTGCCCAGTGAGCAGGAATGGGAAGTGGCGGTTCGCGCCGGCATCATCGCCGACGCTTTCGGCCTGTCTTGGCAATGGACGCGCAGTGCCTATTTGTCCTATCCGGGATACCGCGCTGCCGAAGGGGCGCTGGGGGAATACAACGGCAAGTTCATGAGCGGACAGATGGTGTTGCGCGGCGCGTCGCTGGCAACCCCGGACGGCCATGAGCGTTTAACCTACCGCAACTTCTTTTATCCGCCGGCGCGTTGGCAGTTCTCAAGCCTGCGCCTCGCCGAATTTCCCTGA
- a CDS encoding O-antigen ligase, with amino-acid sequence MQADWLVALLAASLPWSTSLTAIFAVLWLIAVLPTLGPEDFRRAFLRPAGVTILALVGLAALGMLWADVSWAERFDGFDSYLRLLCIPLLLAQFSRSEHAGRVMIGFAVSCTVLLAVSWLSYFGLVLPPPFKPDGIPVKDYIAQSAVLTVALLFFVRLGVDAWGNGRRTLALALALLATLCLINIFYIATSRTALVVTTLLLVVFGFRRFGWRGAAAMAVAFVILIAAAWPTADFLRQRVVGFVQEVQSFTPEGRATPAGERLEFWRKSVSFIAAAPILGHGTGSIRNQFQKAAEGQSGMAATVAANPHNQMFAVGIQIGLVGIAILIAMWLSHVALFGSHSIAGWMGLAIVLQNIAGSMFNSHLFDFTHGWLYVIGVGVAGGAVLREAHRTGAADRRG; translated from the coding sequence GTGCAGGCCGACTGGCTCGTTGCCTTGCTGGCCGCTTCGCTGCCGTGGTCGACGTCCCTCACCGCCATCTTCGCCGTGCTGTGGCTGATTGCCGTCTTGCCAACACTGGGGCCTGAGGATTTCCGGCGGGCCTTTCTGCGGCCGGCCGGCGTCACGATCCTCGCCCTCGTCGGCTTGGCCGCGCTCGGCATGTTGTGGGCCGATGTGTCCTGGGCAGAGCGGTTCGACGGCTTTGACTCTTATCTGCGCCTTTTGTGCATTCCGCTGCTGCTGGCGCAGTTCAGCCGCTCCGAACACGCCGGCCGCGTCATGATCGGCTTTGCGGTGTCGTGCACGGTGCTGCTGGCCGTGTCGTGGCTAAGCTATTTCGGGCTGGTCCTGCCGCCGCCTTTCAAGCCGGACGGCATTCCGGTGAAGGACTACATTGCGCAGAGTGCGGTGCTGACGGTGGCGCTTCTGTTCTTCGTGCGGTTGGGCGTGGACGCCTGGGGAAACGGGAGACGCACTCTGGCGCTCGCGCTCGCGCTGCTCGCGACGTTGTGCCTGATCAACATCTTCTATATCGCCACCAGCCGCACGGCACTGGTGGTGACGACGCTGCTGCTGGTCGTGTTCGGCTTTCGCCGGTTCGGCTGGCGCGGCGCGGCAGCGATGGCCGTCGCCTTTGTCATCCTGATCGCGGCGGCCTGGCCGACGGCCGATTTCCTGCGCCAGCGGGTGGTCGGATTCGTTCAGGAAGTCCAGAGCTTTACTCCGGAAGGCCGGGCGACACCGGCGGGCGAGCGCCTCGAGTTCTGGCGCAAGTCGGTATCCTTCATCGCGGCGGCGCCCATCCTCGGACACGGCACCGGCTCTATTCGCAATCAGTTTCAGAAGGCCGCGGAAGGACAATCAGGGATGGCTGCGACGGTCGCCGCCAATCCACACAATCAAATGTTCGCCGTGGGGATTCAGATCGGCCTGGTCGGTATCGCGATCCTGATCGCGATGTGGCTGTCTCATGTGGCCTTGTTCGGATCCCACAGTATTGCGGGCTGGATGGGGCTCGCGATCGTGCTGCAGAACATCGCCGGCTCAATGTTCAACTCCCATCTGTTCGATTTCACGCATGGCTGGCTATATGTGATCGGCGTCGGCGTTGCCGGCGGCGCTGTGCTTCGGGAAGCGCACCGTACCGGCGCGGCCGACCGGCGCGGCTAG
- the egtD gene encoding L-histidine N(alpha)-methyltransferase — protein sequence MARTQSFIADDAETSAFAADVVKGLSAQRKRVPPKYFYDAVGSELFERITEQPEYYPTRCEMSILREQGAEIAKLIVPGAALIEFGSGSNKKARILLAAAPALAAYVPVDICGPMLAQEAAELAPDFPSLNVRPVEADFTQPFALPQEAVDAPARVGFFPGSTIGNLEPHEASAFLRNAAKTLGPGARMIIGADLVKDSETLNAAYNDAAGFTEKFNLNLLTRMNRELGGTFDLKTFEHHAFYNRERQRVEMHLASTKRQKVKVAGECFDFRAGETIHTENSYKYTPDSLAALARGVGWEPAGVWTDADCRFSIQAFSLPETAKV from the coding sequence TTGGCACGAACTCAATCTTTTATCGCGGATGACGCCGAAACCTCGGCCTTCGCCGCCGATGTCGTGAAAGGCCTCTCGGCGCAGCGCAAGCGCGTGCCGCCCAAGTATTTCTACGACGCGGTCGGATCGGAGCTGTTCGAACGCATCACCGAGCAGCCGGAGTACTATCCGACGCGCTGCGAGATGAGCATCCTGCGCGAGCAGGGCGCCGAGATCGCCAAGCTGATCGTGCCAGGCGCGGCGCTGATCGAATTCGGCTCCGGCTCTAACAAGAAGGCGCGTATCCTTCTAGCTGCCGCGCCGGCGCTGGCCGCTTATGTGCCGGTCGATATCTGCGGCCCAATGCTGGCGCAGGAAGCGGCCGAACTGGCGCCGGATTTTCCGTCGCTCAACGTGCGGCCGGTCGAGGCCGATTTCACCCAGCCCTTCGCGCTGCCGCAGGAAGCCGTCGACGCGCCGGCCCGCGTCGGCTTTTTTCCGGGTTCCACCATCGGCAATCTCGAGCCGCACGAAGCCTCGGCCTTTCTGCGCAACGCGGCCAAGACGCTCGGCCCCGGCGCCAGGATGATCATCGGCGCCGATCTGGTGAAGGATTCCGAAACCCTCAATGCCGCCTATAACGACGCGGCGGGCTTCACCGAAAAATTCAATCTCAATCTTCTGACGCGCATGAACCGCGAACTCGGCGGCACGTTCGATCTCAAGACGTTCGAACATCACGCCTTCTACAACCGGGAGCGCCAGCGCGTGGAAATGCATCTGGCCAGCACCAAGCGGCAGAAGGTGAAGGTGGCGGGCGAGTGCTTCGACTTCCGCGCCGGTGAGACCATCCACACCGAGAACAGCTATAAGTATACGCCGGACTCGCTCGCGGCGCTTGCCCGTGGCGTGGGCTGGGAGCCGGCCGGGGTGTGGACTGACGCGGATTGCCGTTTCTCGATCCAGGCCTTCTCGCTGCCGGAGACCGCCAAGGTCTGA
- a CDS encoding NADPH-dependent FMN reductase, with protein MADELKVLTICGSLRKKSYNHALVRALPALAPEGMTFSESPPFDTIPFYNQDIQDASGFPDSVVKLADAIRAADGVIIVTPEYNWTIPGALKNAFDWVSRMKDQPFKEKPVAIQSASSGPMGGSRMQYHMRQSITYLNAFIFGTPEVIVSFAQNKFDKDTLELTDQQTKDFIKQQLAGFAGFIKRVRA; from the coding sequence ATGGCCGATGAACTCAAGGTGCTGACGATCTGCGGATCGCTGCGCAAGAAGTCGTACAATCACGCGCTGGTGCGTGCGCTGCCGGCGCTGGCGCCCGAGGGCATGACCTTTTCGGAGTCGCCGCCCTTCGACACCATTCCGTTCTATAATCAGGACATTCAGGACGCTTCCGGCTTTCCGGATTCGGTGGTGAAGCTCGCCGACGCGATACGCGCCGCCGACGGCGTCATCATCGTCACGCCGGAATACAACTGGACCATCCCCGGCGCCCTGAAGAACGCGTTCGACTGGGTGTCGCGCATGAAGGACCAGCCGTTCAAGGAAAAGCCGGTCGCGATCCAGTCCGCCAGCAGCGGGCCGATGGGCGGCTCGCGCATGCAGTATCACATGCGCCAGTCGATCACGTATCTGAACGCCTTCATCTTCGGCACGCCGGAAGTGATCGTGTCCTTCGCGCAGAACAAGTTCGACAAGGATACGCTGGAACTGACCGACCAGCAGACCAAGGATTTCATCAAGCAGCAGCTCGCCGGCTTCGCTGGCTTCATCAAGCGGGTGAGGGCCTAA
- a CDS encoding fumarylacetoacetate hydrolase family protein, whose product MKIVNFQSSNGVRMGVVDGDTVVDVNAADSTLPTEYGAFLRAGGDVKALADVVKKAPASARVPLAGIKFALPVMSPGKVICLGLNYLDHVKEGPQKDNIPKFQSIFFRMMSSFTSPGAPLIRPKKSIQFDYEGELVVIIGKRAKHLTLENAADCVAGYTCGMEGSIREYQRHTTQWGMGKNFDETGSYGPWVVTADELPRGGKGLKIESRLNGNVMQSSNTDHFMFPVAESLVYLTEGMTLEPGDVLFTGTPSGVGHARKPEPVWMKAGDTIECEIGGIGTLKNTIADEK is encoded by the coding sequence ATGAAGATCGTCAATTTCCAATCAAGCAACGGCGTGCGCATGGGTGTCGTCGACGGTGACACCGTCGTTGATGTCAACGCCGCCGACAGCACGCTGCCGACCGAGTATGGCGCCTTCCTGCGCGCCGGCGGTGACGTCAAGGCGCTGGCCGATGTCGTAAAGAAGGCGCCGGCATCGGCCCGCGTGCCGCTCGCCGGCATCAAGTTCGCGCTGCCGGTGATGAGCCCGGGCAAGGTGATTTGTCTCGGCCTCAATTATCTCGACCACGTCAAGGAAGGTCCGCAGAAGGACAATATCCCGAAATTCCAGTCGATCTTCTTCCGCATGATGTCGTCCTTCACGTCGCCGGGCGCACCGCTGATCCGGCCGAAGAAGTCGATCCAGTTCGACTACGAGGGCGAACTGGTCGTCATCATCGGCAAGCGCGCCAAGCACCTGACGCTGGAGAACGCCGCCGATTGCGTCGCCGGCTACACCTGCGGCATGGAAGGCTCCATCCGCGAATATCAGCGCCACACCACGCAGTGGGGCATGGGCAAGAATTTCGACGAGACGGGCAGCTACGGCCCGTGGGTCGTCACCGCCGACGAGTTGCCGCGCGGCGGCAAGGGCCTCAAGATCGAAAGCCGCCTCAACGGCAACGTGATGCAGTCCTCGAACACCGATCACTTCATGTTCCCGGTGGCGGAATCGCTGGTCTATCTCACCGAAGGTATGACGCTGGAGCCGGGCGACGTTCTGTTCACTGGCACGCCGTCGGGTGTGGGTCATGCCCGCAAGCCGGAACCGGTGTGGATGAAGGCCGGCGACACCATCGAGTGTGAGATCGGCGGCATCGGCACTCTCAAGAACACCATCGCCGACGAGAAGTGA
- the cysN gene encoding sulfate adenylyltransferase subunit CysN: MSSPGPDIAGSVVRSRPVLRFLTCGSVDDGKSTLIGRLLYEQNLIFDDHLAALTRDSRKHGTTGADIDFALLLDGLEAEREQGITIDVAYRYFATPRRAFIVADTPGHEQYTRNMATGASNSDLAILLVDARKGLLAQTRRHAIIAGMLGIRHVVLAVNKIDLVGFSQDVFDGIAGAFAAFAAPLGFKVVQAIPLSARYGDNLSVRSDKTPWFDGPSLLEFLETVDVEDDRAAKAFRLPVQWVNRPNLDFRGFAGTVASGTIGIGEEIAVLPSGRSSVIKSILSPAGEVDRAEAGDAVTVTLADEIDIARGDVMAPMRERPQVADQFAAHLVWMSAERLLPGRSYLMKINHGAVVATVTELKHRVDTDSLAKLAAKTLALNEVGVCNLSTGRPIVFDTYADNRTTGAFILIDRVSNETVAAGMVDFPLRRATNIHRQNITVTKEKRSLLNNHRPAVLWFTGLSGAGKSTIANLVEVQLHARGVHTLLLDGDNVRHGLNRDLGFTEADRVENIRRIGEVAKLMTEAGLVVLCSFISPFRAERQMARELVADGEFLEIFVDAPLEQCVARDPKGLYRRALAGEIKNFTGVDQPYEVPQSPDLHLKSGEFTATELAEQVVRGLERLKVI, from the coding sequence ATGAGCTCGCCCGGACCAGACATCGCTGGCAGTGTGGTGCGCTCGCGGCCGGTGCTGCGCTTTCTGACCTGCGGATCGGTCGACGACGGAAAATCGACGCTGATCGGCCGGCTGCTTTACGAACAGAATCTGATCTTCGATGATCACCTTGCGGCATTGACCCGCGATTCCAGAAAGCACGGCACCACCGGCGCCGACATCGATTTCGCATTACTGCTCGACGGTCTCGAAGCAGAGCGCGAGCAGGGTATCACCATCGATGTCGCCTATCGTTATTTCGCGACGCCGCGCCGCGCCTTCATCGTCGCCGATACGCCCGGCCACGAGCAATACACCCGCAACATGGCCACCGGCGCATCCAATAGCGACCTCGCCATTCTTCTGGTTGACGCGCGCAAAGGCCTGCTGGCGCAGACGCGGCGGCACGCCATCATTGCCGGCATGCTCGGCATCCGGCATGTGGTGCTGGCGGTCAACAAGATTGACCTCGTCGGCTTTTCGCAAGACGTCTTCGATGGCATCGCCGGCGCGTTCGCCGCCTTCGCCGCGCCGCTCGGCTTCAAGGTCGTGCAGGCGATCCCGCTTTCGGCCCGCTACGGCGACAATCTGTCGGTGCGAAGCGACAAAACGCCCTGGTTCGACGGGCCCTCTCTTCTCGAATTTCTTGAAACCGTCGATGTCGAGGATGACCGCGCCGCCAAGGCATTCCGCCTGCCGGTGCAATGGGTTAACCGGCCCAATCTGGATTTCCGCGGTTTTGCCGGCACTGTGGCCAGCGGCACGATAGGCATCGGCGAGGAGATCGCCGTTCTGCCGTCGGGACGATCGAGCGTCATCAAGTCCATTCTGTCGCCGGCCGGTGAGGTTGACCGTGCCGAGGCCGGTGACGCCGTCACGGTAACGCTCGCCGACGAGATCGACATCGCCCGCGGCGATGTGATGGCGCCCATGCGCGAGCGGCCGCAGGTGGCCGATCAATTCGCCGCGCATCTCGTCTGGATGTCGGCGGAGCGGCTGCTGCCGGGGCGCTCCTATCTGATGAAGATCAACCACGGTGCCGTGGTCGCCACCGTGACGGAACTCAAGCACCGGGTCGATACCGACAGCCTGGCCAAGCTTGCCGCCAAGACTCTGGCGCTGAACGAAGTCGGCGTCTGTAACCTGTCGACCGGGCGGCCGATCGTTTTCGACACCTATGCCGACAACCGGACGACCGGCGCATTCATTCTGATCGACCGCGTCTCCAATGAAACCGTCGCGGCGGGTATGGTCGATTTTCCCTTGCGCCGCGCCACCAACATTCATCGCCAGAATATCACGGTGACCAAGGAAAAGCGGTCGCTGCTCAACAATCACCGGCCCGCAGTGCTTTGGTTTACCGGGCTCTCCGGCGCGGGAAAATCGACGATCGCCAATCTCGTCGAGGTCCAGTTGCACGCGCGCGGCGTGCACACTTTGTTGCTCGACGGCGACAATGTGCGGCATGGCCTCAATCGCGACCTGGGCTTCACCGAAGCCGATCGTGTCGAAAACATCCGGCGCATTGGCGAAGTGGCCAAGTTGATGACCGAAGCGGGCCTTGTCGTGCTCTGTTCCTTCATCTCGCCGTTCCGCGCCGAGCGTCAGATGGCGCGCGAGCTGGTTGCAGACGGCGAGTTCCTGGAGATTTTTGTCGATGCCCCGCTCGAACAATGCGTCGCGCGCGATCCCAAGGGACTCTACCGCCGCGCGCTCGCCGGCGAGATCAAGAATTTTACGGGCGTCGATCAGCCCTATGAAGTGCCCCAATCGCCCGATCTGCACTTGAAGTCCGGCGAGTTCACCGCCACCGAATTGGCAGAGCAGGTGGTTCGCGGCCTGGAGCGACTGAAGGTTATCTAG